Proteins encoded by one window of Mesorhizobium sp. INR15:
- a CDS encoding class I SAM-dependent methyltransferase produces MSTTELPASHAELMDGVYRWQRHIYDLTRKYYLLGRDRLIAGLEVPAGGTVLELGCGTGRNIILAARRYPDARFFGLDISAEMLETAGNAIDREGLSGRVTLACGDATDFNATALFGRANFDRVFVSYSLSMIPGWERTVSAALKALSPNGSLHIVDFGQQEGLPAWFRCLLRGWLRKFHVSPHSTLREVLESESRQTGATFRFRTLYRGYAWLAVIGGQK; encoded by the coding sequence ATGAGCACCACCGAGCTGCCGGCCAGCCATGCCGAACTGATGGACGGCGTTTACCGCTGGCAGCGCCACATCTACGACCTGACCCGCAAATACTATCTTCTCGGCCGCGACCGGCTGATCGCGGGGCTGGAAGTACCGGCTGGCGGTACCGTGCTGGAACTCGGCTGCGGCACCGGCCGCAACATCATTCTTGCCGCCCGTCGCTATCCCGACGCCCGCTTCTTCGGCCTGGATATCTCGGCTGAAATGCTGGAGACGGCCGGCAACGCGATCGACCGCGAAGGCCTGTCCGGCCGCGTCACGCTGGCATGCGGCGATGCTACGGATTTCAACGCCACGGCGCTCTTTGGCCGAGCCAATTTCGATCGCGTCTTTGTGTCTTATTCCCTGTCGATGATCCCCGGCTGGGAAAGGACTGTTTCGGCCGCGCTGAAAGCACTTTCACCGAATGGCTCGCTGCACATCGTCGATTTCGGCCAGCAGGAAGGCTTGCCGGCCTGGTTCCGCTGCCTATTGCGAGGCTGGCTCAGAAAATTCCACGTCTCGCCGCACTCGACCCTGCGCGAGGTGCTTGAATCGGAATCCCGGCAAACAGGCGCAACCTTCCGTTTCCGCACGCTTTATCGCGGCTATGCCTGGCTCGCTGTTATTGGCGGGCAGAAGTAA